The Gemmatimonadaceae bacterium genome contains the following window.
GGGATTTCCGAGACTGCGACTGGGGCCGCAAGCGCCCCACTCAGCGCCGCACCGAAACGCCGAAAGCCCTCGCTGCGTGTGAAGGCGCGGCCATTGAAGCCCGCCGGAGGCACGAAGCCGCTGAACACGACGACCTTGCCCGACCATCGGCCGTCCGTCGGGACGTTCAGCGTGTCGTACAACATGCCGCCGTAGACGACCTCGGCGCTGCGGATCGTGCGCGTGCCCCCGATGCCAGACACCGCCACGAAGTCGTCGAACGGCTTCAGCTCTCGGTTGCCGACGCGGATCACGGAGCTGGCATCGAGGACCCGAACGCCCACCGGGACGTCCTGGAAGAAGCCGTTGTTGCCGGCAGGCTGCAGGCCGATGCGTCGCACTTCCTGCTCGATCAGGTTCGTGGCGCGGTCGTTCCATTCCGTGCCGACCTGGCGGCCCATCAGGGAGTCGTCGGCATACCGGTAGAGGCGGGTCATCAGATCGCCGGCAGTGATGGCGCTCACGGTGGGCGGACCGACGTACTTGAGCGGGAGTGGGCTTGGCTGCTGCGCCGCGGTAGCGGCGGGCAGGGTCAGCGCGAGGGCGCAGAGGATGCGCGCGGCGAAGGAGCGCGCGCGACCGGCCGTGGGCAGTGACTGCATCGTTGTCTCCAGGAATGCTTCGTGTCGGACTTCCGGCAACCTAGCCGGCGCGGGATTCGCGGCGGCGCTGGTACGGCCGTCGTACCCCAAGCGGACCGGCCCGTGATGCTACCGTGGCCGTTGCATGAAATAAAGCAGGGGCGCCGGAAGAATCCGGCACCCCTGCTCATTCACTATGCCAACATCGGGACGGCGGGATTCGAACCCGCGACCCCCTGAACCCCATTCAGGTGCGCTACCGGGCTGCGCTACGTCCCGTCCGCCGCAGCAACCCACGCCCGCGGACAGACTGCGAAACCTAGCGGGTCCAAAGAAAGCAGTCTACCTCTCCCCCATGCGACTTTCCCTGCTTTCGCTCGCCCTGGCGGTCACCGCGGCTTGCCGCCCCGCCCCGTCGCCGCTCGAAGCCATCTGGTACGTCCGCAACGACTCCGCGGGCATCGCCAGCTTCGAAGCCAATGCCCAGCGCATCAGCGTCATCGCCCCGCAGGTCTATTCCATAGATAGCGCCGGCAACATCCGCGGCGGCACGCACCCGCGCATCGTCGAGATCGCCCGCGCCAACGGCGTCAAGCTGGTGCCCCTGGTGATGAACCCCGGCTTCGACCTCGGCATCCTGCACCACATCTCCACCGACCCGGTGGCCCGCACCGCCACGGCGCGCAGCCTCGCCGAGCTGTGTCGACGAGAGAACCCACACGGCATCCAGCTGGACTTCGAGAACCTGCACTTCGACGACCGCGACGCCTTCACGGCGCTGGCCGCAGAGTCCGTGGACTCGGTGCACCGCGCGGGCTGCGAGCTCTCGGCGGCGGTGGTGCCGCGCCCGAATGACGAGCGCGGCAAGCTTCCCTACCATCACTATCTGTACGACTACTGGCGCGGTGCCTTCGACTACAAGGCCCTGGCGGACACGTTGGACTTCATCTCCTATATGACGTACGCCCAGCACACGGGCGGCTCGACGCCCGGTCCGGTCGCTGGATTCCCCTGGATGCTGGCCTCGCTGGACTACCTACTCGCGACGGGCGCGCCGCCTGCGAAGATCTCGTTGGGCATCCCGGCCTACTCGGACTACTGGTATCCGCACTACGATCCGCGCAGCGGCCGCGCCCACGCGCGCGGGGATGACATCGGCTATGTGCCGCTGATGCGCATCATCGACGAGGCCGGCGCGACGCCGCGCTGGGACGACGCGCAAAAGGCGTGGACGGCGAGCTGGGAGACGCACGGGGTGTTCGAGCACGCATGGCTTGAGGACGCGCGGGCGTTTCGCGAGAAGCTCAAGCTGGTGCGCCAACACGAGTTGCGTGGTTACTCGGTGTGGCTGCTGGGGCTCGAGGATCCGCGGACATTTGAGGTGGTCGGACCGGTCCAGCGGTAGCGGCGGACCGCCGCGCAATCGCCCAGCACGCCAGCACAGCGCGGGCCGTCGGGAAGGCCACCCGCCCCTCACCCGGGCCCCTTCACCTGTCACAGCTTTGCCCGGGGGCTTGACGCGCCGAGTGATGCTAATATCTTAGCACCAGACTGCTAAAAATCCAGCACGAGGTGTTATGGCAGACCCCGGTTCCCTCTCCCGACGCGAGCGACAGATCATGGACGCGATCTATCGACTAGGCGAAGCCACCGCGCAGGAGGTGCTCGACCACCTCCCCGATCCGCCGAGCTACTCGGCCGTGCGTGCACTCCTGCGCGTGCTGGTCGAGAAGGGTCACGTGAAACATCGGGAGGACGGCACCCGATATGTGTATGCACCCGTCGTCTCGCGGGAACAGGCCCGCCGCAACGCCCTGAAGCAGATGGTGCGGACCTTCTTCGACGGATCCGCGGCCCAGGCCGCTGCCGCCCTGCTCAACCTGAAGGACTCGAATCTCTCGGACGATGAGTTGGATCGCCTCGAAGCCCTGATTGATCGCGCCCGCGCGGAGGACCGATGACCACGCTGATGCTCGCCCTGAAACTGACGATCGTGTTCTCCATCGCCGGGCTCGCCACGGCCGCGCTGCGCGAAGGCCGTGCCGCGGCGCGGCACTTGGTCTGGGGACTGGCCCTGGCCGGCGCGCTGGCACTGCCCTTCCTCAGTGGCATCTCGCCGCGAATGGAGTTGGCCGTGCTGCCGGCGGACCTGATGGTCGCGAACGCAGCCACCCAGAACTCGACCTTCGCCGCGGCAGTATCGGATGGGTCGGCGGTGCCAGCCGTCACGGCGAACGCCGCCACGGGGGACGCCGATGCCGCGCAGCCGGGACCCGCGTCAGCCGTCGAAGCACCGCGTCTCGAAGCTGGCCGCGCCGGACTCGACGCATCGCTGGCCACAGGTCTCCCCTGGCTGCTCGTCGCATGGGCCTCGGGGTCCGCGCTCTTTGCGCTGCTCGTGTTGGCCTCGATCGTCGCCACGACGCGCTTGGCGCGACGCGGCACGCGCTCGGCAAGCGACCAGCTTGCCCATGAGTTGAACGCCTGCCGCGCCGCCCTTGGCATCACGCGCCCCGTGCGCCTGCTGGTCTCCGACGAGCAGCTGATGCCAATGACCTGGGGCGCCTGGCGTCCCACGGTACTGCTGCCCGCGGCGGCCCTCGAATGGAGCGCCGAGCGTCGCCGCGACGTGCTGCTGCATGAACTGGCACACGTGCGTCGCTACGACTGGCTCAGCCAGATCGGCGCGCGCCTCGTCTGCGCCGCTTACTGGTGGCATCCGCTGGCCTGGTACGCGGCCAAGCGGATGCGTGAGGAACGCGAGCTGGCCTGCGATGACCTCGTGATCGTGCAGGGCACGAATCCCGCCGAGTACGCGCATCATTTGCTGGCGATCGCGAAGGACCTGCGGGCCTCGCCGGCGACGGCACTGGCCGGGGTCGCCATGGCACGGCCCTCGCAGCTCGCGAGCCGACTGCTGGCGGCGCTCGACGCGACGCGTCGCCGCAGCGGTGTGTCGCGGGCCTACGCCGGAATCGCGGCAACGGCAGCGGCGACGCTGGTGTTGCCGATCGCGGGGCTCACGGCGGTTGCGGCCGACGCACACACGGTGGATGTGCCGACGCAGATCGAGGCCAGCACGCCGACGGCAGCGGTGGGACTGGACGCAAGGTCGCCGCGTCGCACGATGGACGCGTTCGCACCCATCCTCAACGGCGCCATCCCTGGCACCGTGGCGGCACCCGTGGCGGCCAACACCCTCTGCCGCTGGGACGCTGACGGCGAGCGCTCCACCTCGCACTCCAACATCAATGATGATCGGGTCACGATCCGCATGGAGTTCAACGACTGCGAGATGTCGTTGCGCTCACGCGGGCTGGTCCGCTTCAGCGACAACGAACGCGACGTCGAGGAGCTGGGCATCGAGGCCTGGTTCGAGATCGAGGAGCGCGGGCGTGGTTCGGAGCGTCGGCGCGCCGAGTTCGAACGGCGTGACGGGGGCATCGTGCGCCGCTACTACGTGAACGGCCGCGAGGCCACCTTCGACGCCGCAGCGCAGGAGTGGTTCGGCTCGGCGATGCTGGTGGTCTTCCGCCGGACCAGCTTCCAGGCGCGCGAGCGCGTGATCCGCATCCACGCGCGGGGCGGCACGCAGGCCGTGCTGGCCGAAGTGAACCAGATGTACTCGAGCTCCGCGCTGTCGAGCTACCTGCGGTACCTCGCCGAGCGCGAGCGGTTGAGTTCGGCGCAGGTGCGGCAGATCGCCAACCTCGCCGGAGAACGCATCACGTCCTCCTCGTCGCTGGCTGCTGTGCTGATCGCGATGCTCGAGAACCCCGGCCTCGACGAGGACGCACAGGCGGCCGTCATCGCCGCCACGACGAAGATCAATTCGAGCAGCAACCGGTCGAAGGTGCTCGTGACCGCGGTGGAGTCCCGCCCGCTCTCGCCGCGGTTGGCAGACGGCGTGCTGCGCTCGGCGAGCGAGATCAGCTCGGCGTCCTCGCGCAGCGAGGTGCTGCTTGCCGTGGGCGCCAAGCTGCCCAGCAATGCCACGCTGCCGGCCTCCTACATCGAGGCGGCGAAGGGCATCTCGTCGAGCAGCGCGCTGGGTCGGGTGCTCGTGGCACTCGTGCAGCGCGACCGTCTTTCGGACGCCAGCCTCAGCAGCGTGCTGGAAGTCGCGGGTCAGATCAGTTCGTCCAGCGAGAAGACCAAGGTCCTTGAGGCGGTGCTGGAGAAGCACCGGCTCAGTGATCGCACGCGCAGCGACTACTTCAACGTGGTCGATGGCATCAACTCGTCGTCGAACAAGGGCGTCGTGCTGCGCAGCGTGCTGGAGGCGGAGCCAGATGCGGCGACGACCACGCGTGTGTTCACCGCCGTCGAGACGATCTCGTCGAGTTCGGAGAAAGCGGAGACTCTTGTCACGGCAGCGCGGAAAGGCCTGGTCTCGTCAGCGGCGTTGCGCACGGCCTACGAACACTCGGCGGCGACGATCACGTCCCGCAGCGAGCGGGAGCGGGCGTTGCAGGCGCTGGGCGACCGGCGGCTGTAGTCTCGGACGCGATGGCCTGACGCGCCGCCTGCCCGGTGGCGGCGGCTTTGGGAAACGGCAGGGGCTGGACCGCTTGGTCCGGCCCCTGCCGTGTTCGGCAACAGCCCGGCGGCCTTTGGCGTAGAATCAACGACGCCATGCGACTCCTCACGGCCGCCCTCCTGCTCGCCCTCTCGGCGACGACGCTGCTGGCCCAACGCGGCCGCCGCGGCGGCGGCTTCGGCGGCGGGCTCGAACCGAACGTGCCGTACACGGGCCAGTTCACCTTCGTACGGCTGCGCTACGGCGCCAACGACGGACTCGGCGGATGGGGGCGCTCCGGATGGGCCTTCGACTATCCCGCAATGGAGCGCAACTTCATGACGGTGCTCGCCGACCTGACGACCATGCGGCCGCGGGTGAAGGAGAGCAACGTGCTCGACATGAACGACCCCGAGCTCACGCGCTTCCCCATCGCGTATCTCTCCGAGCCGGGCTATTGGACGCCGACGCCGGACGAGGCCGAGGGACTGCGCCGTTGGATCCAGAAGGGTGGGTTTCTGATTGTCGATGATTTCTTCGGGCGCCAGTGGCTGCAGTTCGAGGCGTCGATCCAGCGCGTGCTGCCCGAGGGACGCATCCAGCGCCTGGATGTCTCGCATCCCGTCTTTCACTCGTTCTTCGACCTGCAGACGCTCGAGGGGATGCACCATCCGCAGAACCGCGCCTACGCGGCCGAGTTCCTCGGCATCTTCGAGGACAATGATCCGAGCAAGCGGTTGTTGGTGATCATCAACTACAACAACGACATCGGCGACTACATGGAGTGGTCGGGCCAGGGCTGGTATCCCGTCAACTTCACGAACGATGCGTACAAGTTCGCGACGAACTATCTCGTCTACGCGATGACCCACTAGGGCACGGACGGCTGAAGGCCGTGGACCGCCCTAGGCCCATGACGGTTGCCCTCCTGTGGCTGGCAATGTCAGGCAGGCATAGATTCGTTGCAGCCACCCGGCGTCGCCGACGCCGAACCGCCAACGCCCGAGGATTCAGATGCGCCTGTCCACCAAGCTGCGGCACGCCCTCTGGGCGTTGCCGGTCGTTGTCACGTTTGCCTGCAGCGACGGTCCCACCGTTCCAGCGATCGTCCTCAGCGACGCCGAGATCGAGGACGCCTTCGGCGCCCTGATGTCCGTGGGCGGCCTGGGCATGGACAGCGAGCTCCGCTCGGAGGTTGAGCCGAGCATGGGGTCGGCGTCGATCACACAATCGATGAGCGAGACGACGCCGTGCCCCGCGGGCGGTTCCGTCCGCCTGAGCGGCAGCATCAGCAGCAACGCCAGCGGGACGTCGTCAACGATCGACCTGCGGCAGCGCCACCTCGTCTGTGCGGTCGAGGGGGAATCCGGCCGGCTGTGGATATTCAACGGGGACCCGAATATCCGGCTGAAGATGACGGTGCTATTGGACGAACTCGGCGAAGACTTCACGATGACCGGATCGTTCACGGGCGCGGTGCTCATCGAGTCCGAGGGCAACTCGGGCCGCTGCGCGTTCAACCTCACGATGTCGCTCGGCATCTCCGACGTCAGCGTGTCCGGCACGGTCTGCGGCCGGGAGTTCAACGAGAGCGTCTCGGGCTTCTGACCGCCTGATGGGATACACGACGAAGGCCCCGGCCAGTTGGCCGGGGCCTTCGCATTAGCAGAGCGGGCGATGGGACTCGAACCCACGACGTCCAGCTTGGGAAGCTGGCATTCTACCAACTGAATTACGCCCGCGTACCTCGGAGTATACCCGGCTCACGAGGCCCCAGCAAGCCAAAGGCACGGCAATGGGGACTCCACGCGCACTACCAATCGGTGATTGGCAGAGCCCGCGTCACCACGCGAACTTTCGCGTATGCCCCCTGCCCCGGACTGGACCTCGCGCGCCGTCTCGCCCGACGCCGCCGTCGCGCACATCAAGAGTGGGATGCGCGTGTTCGTCCACGGCGCCGCGGCCACGCCGCACGCGCTGCTCGACGCACTCTGCGCACGAACCGACCTCGAGGATGTCACGCTGTACCATCTGCACACCGATGGTCCGGCGAAGTGGACCGACCCGTCCTTCGCCGGCCGGATCCGCAGCGTCTCGCTGTTCAATGGGCCAGCGCTGCGCGCGCCGGTGAATGACGGCCGCGCGGACTTCGTGCCCATCTTCCTCTCCGACGTGCCGGGGCTCTTCCGCAACGGCGTGGTGCCGCTCGACGCGGCCATCGTGCAGCTGTCACCACCCGACCGCCACGGGTTCTGTTCGCTCGGCACCTCCGTTGACGCGACGCGGGCCGCCGTGGACAGCGCAGCGGTGGTGATCGCCGAGGTCAATGGACGGATGCCGCGGACGCACGGCAACACGTCGGTTCCGCTCGACCGTCTGACCGCCTACACGGCCAGCGACCGTGCGTTGCCGGCGCACACGAGTCCCGACGAGACACCTGAGACGGCGCGCATCGGCGAGTTGGTGGCCGGGCTCGTCGAGGACGGGGCCACCCTGCAGATGGGCATCGGCGCGATCCCCGACGCGGTGCTCGCCCGCCTGCACGACCGCCACGATCTTGGTGTGCACACCGAGATGTTCTCCGATCGCCTGGTCGATCTTGTCGAAACCGGTGCGGTGACCAACGCGGCGAAGGCCTTCGGCCGCGGCCGCATCGTCACATCATTCGTGCTGGGTACGCAGAAGGTGTTCGACTTCGTCGACGACAACCCGGCCGTGCAATTCGAGGGCTGCGACTACACCAACGACACCGGCCGCATCGCACGGAATCCAAAGGTCACGGCCATCAACTCCGCGCTGCAGGTGGACCTCACCGGCCAGGTCTGCGCGGACTCCATCGGGACGCGCATCTACTCGGGGATTGGCGGGCAGATGGATTTCATCCGCGGGGCGGCGCGTTCCGCCGGTGGAAAGCCGATCATCGCCCTTCCGGCGACGGCGGCGCGGGGGACGGTTTCACGGATCGCGCCGGTGCTGGACGAAGGCGCCGGTGTGGTCACCACGCGCGGGCACGTGCATTGGGTGGTCACCGAGTACGGGGCCGTGAACCTGCACGGGCGGACGTTGCGGGAGCGGGCGGAGCTCTTGATCGGGATTGCGCATCCGGATTTTCGTGTGGAGTTGGCACGGGCAGCGCGCCGTCAAGGCTGAGCACGCCCGACAGTCTTCGCGGTGATCCCGTCCTAGGGGACCACGATGACCTCTATTTGGTATGGCGTCGGAGGGATGCCAACCGAGGTCGAGAAGACCCTAGCGTAGAGACGGCCTCCGGCCGGCGGGGACGGCACGATGGCACTCGCCACGCCCTCGCCAACAACGTCAACGGTTTCCCACGTAAAGGTCTCGCCCTCGCGCCGAACCTGCATGCGCAGGCCGTGAGTCGCCGACGCACCGGCAGGAACCGTCAGTGTGAACTCGTAGCTCGCATCGGGAACGGCGGCGACACTGA
Protein-coding sequences here:
- a CDS encoding BlaI/MecI/CopY family transcriptional regulator; translated protein: MADPGSLSRRERQIMDAIYRLGEATAQEVLDHLPDPPSYSAVRALLRVLVEKGHVKHREDGTRYVYAPVVSREQARRNALKQMVRTFFDGSAAQAAAALLNLKDSNLSDDELDRLEALIDRARAEDR
- a CDS encoding M56 family metallopeptidase, which translates into the protein MTTLMLALKLTIVFSIAGLATAALREGRAAARHLVWGLALAGALALPFLSGISPRMELAVLPADLMVANAATQNSTFAAAVSDGSAVPAVTANAATGDADAAQPGPASAVEAPRLEAGRAGLDASLATGLPWLLVAWASGSALFALLVLASIVATTRLARRGTRSASDQLAHELNACRAALGITRPVRLLVSDEQLMPMTWGAWRPTVLLPAAALEWSAERRRDVLLHELAHVRRYDWLSQIGARLVCAAYWWHPLAWYAAKRMREERELACDDLVIVQGTNPAEYAHHLLAIAKDLRASPATALAGVAMARPSQLASRLLAALDATRRRSGVSRAYAGIAATAAATLVLPIAGLTAVAADAHTVDVPTQIEASTPTAAVGLDARSPRRTMDAFAPILNGAIPGTVAAPVAANTLCRWDADGERSTSHSNINDDRVTIRMEFNDCEMSLRSRGLVRFSDNERDVEELGIEAWFEIEERGRGSERRRAEFERRDGGIVRRYYVNGREATFDAAAQEWFGSAMLVVFRRTSFQARERVIRIHARGGTQAVLAEVNQMYSSSALSSYLRYLAERERLSSAQVRQIANLAGERITSSSSLAAVLIAMLENPGLDEDAQAAVIAATTKINSSSNRSKVLVTAVESRPLSPRLADGVLRSASEISSASSRSEVLLAVGAKLPSNATLPASYIEAAKGISSSSALGRVLVALVQRDRLSDASLSSVLEVAGQISSSSEKTKVLEAVLEKHRLSDRTRSDYFNVVDGINSSSNKGVVLRSVLEAEPDAATTTRVFTAVETISSSSEKAETLVTAARKGLVSSAALRTAYEHSAATITSRSERERALQALGDRRL
- a CDS encoding DUF4159 domain-containing protein, yielding MRLLTAALLLALSATTLLAQRGRRGGGFGGGLEPNVPYTGQFTFVRLRYGANDGLGGWGRSGWAFDYPAMERNFMTVLADLTTMRPRVKESNVLDMNDPELTRFPIAYLSEPGYWTPTPDEAEGLRRWIQKGGFLIVDDFFGRQWLQFEASIQRVLPEGRIQRLDVSHPVFHSFFDLQTLEGMHHPQNRAYAAEFLGIFEDNDPSKRLLVIINYNNDIGDYMEWSGQGWYPVNFTNDAYKFATNYLVYAMTH
- a CDS encoding acetyl-CoA hydrolase/transferase family protein codes for the protein MPPAPDWTSRAVSPDAAVAHIKSGMRVFVHGAAATPHALLDALCARTDLEDVTLYHLHTDGPAKWTDPSFAGRIRSVSLFNGPALRAPVNDGRADFVPIFLSDVPGLFRNGVVPLDAAIVQLSPPDRHGFCSLGTSVDATRAAVDSAAVVIAEVNGRMPRTHGNTSVPLDRLTAYTASDRALPAHTSPDETPETARIGELVAGLVEDGATLQMGIGAIPDAVLARLHDRHDLGVHTEMFSDRLVDLVETGAVTNAAKAFGRGRIVTSFVLGTQKVFDFVDDNPAVQFEGCDYTNDTGRIARNPKVTAINSALQVDLTGQVCADSIGTRIYSGIGGQMDFIRGAARSAGGKPIIALPATAARGTVSRIAPVLDEGAGVVTTRGHVHWVVTEYGAVNLHGRTLRERAELLIGIAHPDFRVELARAARRQG